CAGCAGCTTCAGCAGCACGGCGCGGCCTCGGCCGCCGAGGTCTCTGCCGCGCAGCAGCGGCTCCTTACCGCTCAAAGTACCCTCAGCGGGATCCAACAGCGCAGCGCCGGCCGCTATTCGAAATCCGATCTTGGCCGTACCAGCGCACAGGTCGCCGACGCCCGCGCCGCGCTGGCTGCGGCCCAGAGCAACTACGCCGCGAACGTCATCCGCTCGCCCCTCTCCGGGACTGTCTATGCTATCCCGGTCTCCGAATACGACTTCGTTCCCGCAGGTGAAGATCTGCTCGATGTCGCGGACCTGGACCGCATCAAGGTGCGCGCCTACTTCGACGAGCCCGAGATCGGAAAACTCCAGCGTGGACAGGATGTCACTATCATCTGGGACGCCAAGCCGGGGCAGAAGTGGCACGGTCATATCGAGCTCGCCCCAACGACCGTGATCACCTACGGAACACGCAGCGTCGGCGAGTGCATCATCACCGTCGATGACGCACACGGCGACCTTCTGCCCAATACCAACGTGACGGTCACCGTCACCACGTCGCAGCGCAACCACGTTCTCGCTGTACCCCGCGAGGCCCTCCACACCGACGCCGGCTACTACGTCTTCAAAGTGGTTAACAATCACCTCGTCAAGACTCCGATCTCCGTCGGCGTTACCAACCTTGTTCAGGTAGAAGTGACCTCCGGACTGTCCGAGCACGACGTCGTCGCGCTCAACGCTACCACCAACCGCGACCTCTCCAACGGCCTCGAAGTCCAGACCACCGAACAGTGATGAACATGCTCCCCACCAAGAGAAGCATGCTTCTCGGCGTTCTTCTCATCCAG
This genomic window from Granulicella sibirica contains:
- a CDS encoding efflux RND transporter periplasmic adaptor subunit, which produces MQTIETKRSKTFLGWGIAIVLLIAGLFAYRYLSREKVEVRTAKVTYQTLISSTPTNGKVEPTEEYQAHAPGPSIVKKLYVDVGDKVKQGALLLSLDAVDAQARVASAASALTAAEASHNDMASGGTQEERLAMAGDLERARNQVAQNEKDVAALQQLQQHGAASAAEVSAAQQRLLTAQSTLSGIQQRSAGRYSKSDLGRTSAQVADARAALAAAQSNYAANVIRSPLSGTVYAIPVSEYDFVPAGEDLLDVADLDRIKVRAYFDEPEIGKLQRGQDVTIIWDAKPGQKWHGHIELAPTTVITYGTRSVGECIITVDDAHGDLLPNTNVTVTVTTSQRNHVLAVPREALHTDAGYYVFKVVNNHLVKTPISVGVTNLVQVEVTSGLSEHDVVALNATTNRDLSNGLEVQTTEQ